The Capra hircus breed San Clemente chromosome 12, ASM170441v1, whole genome shotgun sequence region TTACTGCCCAGGAAGTCTGGTTTAGCCTAAGGGCATGTGACAAAAATGTGGATCAGACAGCCACCCATGATACCAACAGCAGAGAGGAATTGGGCAAATAAGCAAagagataaaagagaagaaaagaagctaCATATAGAATATAAACTCTGAAAGGAAAGGGCTACTCCACTCATGCAGCTAAGAGAGTCCTTCTATCGCACTACCTGAAAACTAGACAAAGCCCTGAGACTTCTTCTCAGTTGTCCTGAGATGTGATATTAAATGATTCTGATCCTGAAATCAACAACAATCAAGAAAGTCCTCTGAAAAATATTGATCAACTGGTGTACATGGATTTAGACCTGGAAGTGCCATTTTGAAATTCTAATTTTGACAGTTGTATATTCAAGAttaaaaaacttcaaatatttcCTTACTCCAGgttccatttaaaaatgttaattttagtCACTTGTCAATAGTCCCTCTTTACATTTTCAAGTTTGTCCtctcaaaaaattataaaataatcataaGCAGTTTATCTCTCTTTCAAATCCACCCTCTTTATAATGTTTGGCAAAACTACAGTATATTTAGCCAAACgaagattttaaaacatgaatattttgtgagaaataaaaatgcaaatatttgaaTCAAAATATGATTACTTCAAAtgaataaagatatttaaatgtaaacagtTGCTCCTCTAGTTTCTATGTTGGCACTAAAGATGAATAATTTATATTTGATGCTGAATTTGAACATTTAGTGACTATAATAAATTGCTATTGCTTAATTTTCTAATTCTAATTTATGGTAACAGataaaatatagaatataattcatgtatttttattaacttctctatatattttgattttttaaaattcaaaatattttaaagaatcaaaacaaaatattaaataatataaaaatatcttaaaataattctttttattttattcacagaATTTGTTTACtggatattttattcatttaacccATTATGCAAGatgacactttttaaaattattactttaaTATACACAGGcagttttcaattaaaaatagatgatATTCTAAAGCAATTCAATGCTGTCAAAATTACAACAATGTATGAACACATTATCTCTTATTAGCAATGCCATACACAGAACTGACATTTTCTTGTTTTGTCCACCgaagattatttttttcagtaatgAACTTGAGACATAGCTATGCATTTAGTGCTTTAAAATGTAAAGTACCAGAATGAGCTAtttctataaaaaatatattcatagatTAAGTAAGAATCATCATAAATCCAAACTCTGTAGGCATCTTAATCATGACCCTCAGCAGCTTTCCTCTGCCAAGTCTTAAAGCCTTTTTGGTGACTCCTCTGTTCTAGGTTAGATTTTGGCTAGTAAAGTCAGACAGCACTCTGGGAGGAAAGTGATGGATTATGAATGTAGGAGAAGATGGATAGAAACAGAAAATTGAGTAGACGTTGTGAGTAGATCTCTGACTTATTTCTGAGAATATCACTTCCCTGGTCTCTCCTATCACCCATTTCATCCTTTCCACTCACACTCCCAAAGGATGATCACTAGAATTTCTCTACTACCATTCTTGATCAACAATATACTCCTGTTCAATTTATGACTTTATTCAATGCTATTGTCTttgagttttatttaaaatttatttccaaatgcTGCATAATGACCTTGAAAATTTGCTTTATCTTCTCTTTTAATAAATAGCAGAGGAAATAAAAGTGATGTATCATTTAATACTTTTTAGTCCAAAAAACTGTTTATAAAGGTTAtcaattatctttgttttttaatttatttttatactgcctattttaaattagaatatagttaattaacaatgctatgttagtttcaggtgtacagaaaagtgattcactTTTACATATTCATGTGGAAGAGATAAgactttttaagtgaacaatgcaaagaaatagaagaaaacaatagaatggaaaaagactagaaatcacttcaagaaaattagagataccaagggaacatttcatgcaaagatgggcttgataaaggacagaaatggtatggacctaacagaagcagaagatattaagaagaggtggcaagaatacacacaaaaactgcacaaaaaaaaaaaagatcttcatgacccacataatcacgatggtgtgatcactcacctagagccagacatcccagaatgagaagtcaagaggaccttagtaagcatcactatgtataaagctagtggagttaaaggaattcctgctgagctattttaaatcctaagagatgatgctcgTAAAGTGTggtgctcaatatgccagaaggttggaaaactcagcagtgggcacaagactagaaaaggtcagttttcattctaattccaaagaatggcaatgccaaaaaaattgtgctcacatgctaataaagtaatgttgAAAATCCTTCATGCTAGACTTCAAGAGTATGTTAACTGAGAATTTCCAAACGGTCAGGTTGGACTTGGAAAGGGCAGAGGAtctagagataaaattgccaacatctgttggatcatagaaaactaCAGAATACCACaaaaaaaattctacttaattgactatgctaatgatgctaaagctgaaactccagtacttgggccacctcatgcaaagagttgactcattggaaaagactctgatgctgggagggattgggtcaggaggagaagtggacgacagaggatgagatgactggatggcatcaccgactcaacggacgtgagtttgagtgaactctgggagtttgtgatggaaagggaagcctgttgtgctgtgattcatggggttgcaaagagtcgaacacgactgagcaactgaactgaactgaactgaaaggctttTACTCTGTAGATCACAAAAAATTGTGCAAAATTCCGAAAGATATTGGAATATCTGCTTTCGGTAAAACTcgtatgcaaatcaagaagcaaccgttagaactggtcatggagcaacagactgattccagattgggaaagaagtatgccaaggctgtatatcatcaatgtttatttaatttatatgcaaggtacatcatgtgaaatacaaggctggatgaagcacaagctggatcaagattaccaggagagatataaataacctcagatatgcggatgacaccacccttgtagcaaatagcaaagaggaattaaagagactcttttttttttattttttaaattttaaaatctttaattcttacatgcgttcccaaacatgaacccccctcccacctccctccccataacatctctctgggtcatccccatgcaccagctccaagcatgctgtatcctgcatcagacatagactggcgattcaattcttacatgatagtatacatgttggaatgtcattctcccaaatcatcccaccctctccctccctctgagtccaaaagtccattaaagagactcttgatgaagatgaaagaagacagtaaaaaagctggctttaaattcttttctgtcttccttttgttttatttattttttaaattttaatataaatttattttaattggaggctaattactttacaatagtgtattggttttgaaatacatcaacatgaatcctccacaggtatacacgtgttcctcattCCAAATcgtcctcccacctccatccccatatcatccctctgggtcatcccagtgcaccagccctgagcatcctgtatcatgcatcgaacctggactggcaattcatttcacatatgacattacacatgtttcaatgccattctcccaaatcatcccaccctcagcctctcccacagagtccaaaagactgttctatacatctgtgtctcatttgctgtcttgcatacagggttatcattaccatttttctaaattccatataaatgcattagtatactgtattggtgtttttctttctggcttacttcactctgcataataggctccagttttatccacctcattagaactgattcaaatgtattctttttaatggctgagtaatacttcattgtgtatatgtaccacagaattcttattcatttgtctgctgatggacatctaagttgcttccatgtcctggctattataaagagtgctgcaatgaacattggggtacacgtgcctctttcaattatggtttcctcagtgtgtatgcccagtagtgggattgatgtgtcataaggcagttctattccagttttttaaggattctccacattgttctccatagtggctgtactactttgcatccccaccaacagtgtaagagggttcccttttttccacaccctctccagtatttattgcttataaatatttggatagcagccattctgactggcgtgaaatggtaactcgttgtggttttgatttgcatttctttgataatgcgttatgttgagcattttttcatgtgtttgttagccatctgtatgtcttctttggagaaatgtctgtttagttctttggccgatTTTTTGagtgggtcatttatttttctggaaaattgagctgcaggagttgcttgtatatttttgagattagttgtttgtcagttgcttcatttgctattaatttatcccattctgaaggctgtcttttcaccttgcttatagtttgtttcattgtgcagaagcttttaattttaattaggtcccatttgtttatttttgcttttatttccaatattctgggaggtgagtcatagaggatcctgccgtgatttatgtcagagagtgttttgcctatgttctcctctgggagttttatagtttctggtcttttagatctttaatccattttgagtttatttttgtgtatggtatgagaaagtgttctagtttcattcttttatgagtGGTTGAGCAGTTTTcgcagcaccacttgttaaagagattgtctttactccattgtatattcttgcctcctttgtcaaagataaagtgtccataggtgtgtggatttatctctggctttctattttgttccattgatctatatttctgtctttgtgccagtaccatactgtcttgatgactgtgactttgtagtagagcctgaagtcaggcaggttgattcctccagttccactctgacatgatcctctacatagaaaaccctaaagactgcaccagaaaattactagggctaatcaatgaatagagtaaagtttcaggatataaaatcaacacacagaaatctgctAAGGAGGATCCCCCCTACAATTTCCACATCCTTAAACTTTACAAACAAAAAGAGGTCAAATATTCTATGTCATTATATCAACTTATGTGGCTTTACCCAAACCACATTGACGAGATGTTTCAGTTTCTTAATGTGGTACAGTGAAAGAATATCATTTCTAAAATCTTGCCAGAAATAAAAGTTGCATGTACTGCTGAAAGagaaagactcccctggaggtCACCATTTGGTCATCTTTATTACTGGAAGATGATGAGGCAGGAGTATTCTAGTGAGGAAGCACAATTTCGTAATCATTCTCAGCTGTACAGGAAGAAGACCTGATAGTGCAAGGTTTCTTGAGCAGGGCATATTCTGTTTCTGGCCCTTCTCTTAATGGTCTCACTGTCTTTGTGATGTTCTCATAACCATCATCACTGGAGTTCAGGGAGGGTCTCCGATAGGGCCTATGATTAATGACAGTGTAGCATACTTCTTCACAACCACTGACATTCTCATTTTCCTGCAagtgcaaagaaaaaagaaatcaaggatctAGAATCAATCATCAGATTTGAACTCTGTACTCCACTACCCGTCCTTTTTTCTTGTCTAATGATGATCTTGCACCTCAGGTGTTCAAGGCCCTTTCTCCAAGCCCTGATGTCTTAAAGACTTAATTTTAGCAACATATCCTATGCTTCAAACTACCActaattctgttttcatttcactacaaataataaaagagaataaCCAGACACTGTTATCTCCCTGAACATCTAGAGAAAAGTAGTTGTATAGTTTATATCACACATACTGAGGTATAATATATGCAACGATCAGAATCACAGATCTATGAGTAATTAAGCAAATTGCATAACAATTCTTCATAggataaaatttaatataattaagaATCTAAATACATTTTCAATTGTATGgaccatgaaagaaaaattaaaatactgctaattaaatcaataaaatgtttgtgatacaatattaaaaaaaaaaaaccagaaatcccttgcattcctatacactaataagaagaaaatagagaaattaaggaaacaatttcaatcACCAGtgcaacaaaaatattaaaatgcttaggaatatatttatctaaagaaacaaaagacctatatatagaaaactgtaaaacactggtgaaagaaatcgaagaaaacactaatagatggagtaatataccatgttcatggatcagaagaatcaatatagtgaaaatgagtatactactcaaagcaatctgtagattcaatgcagtccctatcaagctaccaaaggtatttttcacagagctagaacaaataatttcacaatttttatggaaatataaaattcaacattcaaaaaactaaggtcatggcatccggtcccatcacttcatggcaaatagatggggaaacaatagaagcagtggcagactttattttcttgggctccaaaattactgtggatgggaactgcaaccatgaaattaagaaacttgctccttggaagaaaagctatgacaaacctagatagtgtactAGAAAcaagagacattcctttgccaacaaaatccatacagtcaaaactatgttttttttttccagtatcatgtacagatgtgagagctggacaataaagaacgttgagtgccaaagaactgatgccttttaactgtggtgttggagaagactcttgagagtaccctggactgcaaggagatcaaccagtcaatcctgaagtaatcagtcctgaatattcattggaaggactgatgctgaagctgaagctccaatactttggtcacctgatgggagtAACTAATTTATTGGCAAAGACCTTGAtgattggaaagattgaaggcaggaggaataagggatgacagatgataagatggttggatggcatcactgattcaatgagcatgagttcaagaaagttccagaagttggtgatagacagggaagcctgatgtgctgaagtccacagggtttcataaagtctgacacaactgagtgactgaactgaactaaactgaatatttgtgatgttgaacatctttccatgtgcctcttTGCCATCCGTttgtgtctttggaaaaatgtctatttagctcttttttttttaattaagttgcTTATTTTGATCATAATaatctgcatgagctgtttgtaaattttgaagaCCACTGCCTTGTCAGctccatcatttgcaaatattttctctttttgtgtgagttgtcttttttgtttgtttgtttgtttatggtttcctttgtattgcaaagcttttgaatttaattagacctcatttatttatttttgtaaattatcttaaaaatgaTTTAATACATTATGATTGGGCACAAAAGCAATTCTGGGCATTTCCCTGAGGGTTTTTGGCTAGTCCCAGCTGTGTTTCATATGCTCTTCATCCTTTCTGAGGGACTAGTAGGCTAGCCCGTAGGTATTCTTCTCAAAGATTTTGATTTAGCATGGGATATAAATCCTAACTGCACATGTATTTTTCTAGCCACTGGTCAACATATACTTACTAACATTCAATTGACTAAAATCAGCTATTTGCAAAAGTCAAAGTCAAGCCCCACTGTAAATGGGACAAACTTCATAGTCAAATGATAAACTATAGCTACATGGATAAGTAAAATAGTGAGATTGTTAATACAATTGTACCAGTCTTTAAACACTAATTTGCCAGCATGttgaagaaaataataccaataattatttaggattaaaaaacattttgatcCAGTAATTCTGAAAAGTTTTAagttttctggaaaattcttcaatgcATCTTTACTTTCTCACAGTCTCTAAACTCCAACTTAATTCAAACATAATATTGTCTATAATATGATCAATCTTTTGCAAAGATCTTCCATACGTCACTTCAGCTTGATCTTAATGGGATATTGTTAAAATTCAGAGCCTAGATATATGATGCTTTGAACCTATAGATCAGATTGGAAAGTACTGATATTCAACTATGTCTGTACTGATTTTCTGCCATTTCTGAGGAGTAGTGCTAAAATCTAAACTTCAACAGTAGATTCATCTAATACACTTTGAAGTTCCATTCATTTTAGCCTCGCGTAGCTTGACACTTTGTTGTTAGGTACACACACATTAAGGACTGTTATGGTTTCTGAGAGAActgatccttttatcattatataatgtctCTCTTTGTCCCTGGTAAATTTTCTTGCCTTGAAGCCTGTACTctctgaaattaatatagctacatctgctttcttttgatcAGGAGTGGCATGCTATATTTTCTCCATCCACTTACTTTTATTCTACTCATGTATGTTTTTAGTTTCAAGAAGAAGtagatagatattttaaaaagcatgctgAGTTATTAtcgaaaaaagaaaaacaaaaacaaaacctaatcCTAATGTGTTACAATTTCCCCTCTAGCCTTCAGTAAGTAAAAGAATATTTGGAGTGGAAAGAGGACAATAAAACTTTTTTCCTCATAACCACAGGGAATCAAtgagaatttggaaaaaaaagattaattttaaagatAACCAATGTTACTGCAATgaatgagaaagggaaaaagtggtaGGAGAAAAGATCAGAGGTTAAAAAATGCTAGCTTGTATAGAAACTTTGTTCTAGGCTTTGGACTAAAAAGCTAGATGACCTTGTATTTAACTCTACATATTGCAGTAAGTCCATGGAGGGTTTAAACAGAGTAATAACATACCAAACTTACCTTTTGAAAGGAACATACTGGTTGCTATTTTGAGGAAAGACTCTAATGAAGCAGTGGACAATCTGGGAGACTGGTCTGGAAGCTTGTGATTATTTCAGAAATTGTTGATGGTGAAATAGGCTTGGATGGTAACTAAAATATCCAATATTCATAGCATTTGTTAAAAGATGGTGAGGCAGATTTTATACAAGGGGTTACCATAATGAGATCTTATAATAGGAGTGATAGATTGAGCTCAACTCCAAataaagcaagcaaaaaaaaaaaaaaagtgggaaagtATATTCAAGAAACAGAATGGAGTGGAATTTAGTggatggaaaattattaaaaggAATCACCAAGGGTAAAGGGTGGGGGGTTGGGATTCTGGCTAAATAGACCAAATAGGATTCTTGCTGAAGACAGCTAGGGTATCACATATCATCTGGGGGATAGTGAAAGATGAGGAGCTCAATCATGTAAAAAGGATGATCAGATATGAAAGACAGGGGATTCTGGTTAAATTGACTTAGCAGTATTTTTGCTGGAACTGGTCTCTTAGAGACAGGAGCCTATGTTCCTCTtaagaatgagtgaatgagtgaagtaGCTaaatgtgtctgattctttgtgaccccgtggactgtagcccaccaggctcctccatccatggaagtctccaggcaagaatattgaagtgggttgccatttccttttccaggggatcttccccacccagggatcaaacccaggtctcctgcattgcagacagaagcTTTAATCTCTGagatacaagggaagccctcttaagAATGGATCTTAATAAAGCTCAGAAAAGCCTGCCTAGAGTTTGACCAAAAAGAATAGTTGTCAGTGGTAACAAAGAAAGTAATAAGAAACTATGATTCTGGCCATATTTCAAAGTTGGATGCCACAGAAATTTTTGAAAGATTGGTCAAAGTACATGAGAAAGAGGAGTTAGGTTTCCAAGATCTTTGGCCTGAGTAGCTGGAAGCTCATAATTACCACTTATTGTGGGTTTATGTACTTaagtagaaaattattagtatatatCTGAATAATGATATTctgtatttagaaaatatatttgaaaaggaCAATTATTTGAGATTTATTTAAAGTTATTAGCTAATATATATTAAGTGTTAAAAGAAGGGTCAATAATTTGTCCTTATAGTTTCATTTCTGTAGTTGACCACTAGGCCATAAATAGTATTTTTAGCTACCTTTCTCATTTGTCCATTTCATGTTTCCTGTGCTATCATACAGCACCACAGAATACTTCTTTATAAGAGGGTATTCTAAATATTCATTACTGAGTTTTCAGGTCCAGTCTGCATGCGATGGCTGTGATATTCCATTAAATGTTTTTGTTGGATGTAGCAGTACTAGAGAGTCCCAGGGGATGTCATGATTTTATCcatactcttttcttttctttgtgtgcTAGGGGTTCTACATCCCTCTTTAGAATAAGGTTTAATTATTAGACAATAATTCATCTTTTCTTATTCATCCAGAAACATGTGCTGCTTAAAATGGCTGTCAGTGCAAAGGAAACTATCATGTACACAATCTTGCCTTTAGCATAAGATCACTGAAGAAGCAGAGTCTTGAATAACAAGGAATAGACTTTACATTCTCAACTAGATTATGAATGTAATAGTGACTCttccatttccatttccttccctcaggatatatatatatatacagagtgggagggaaaaaaaagaaaaagcaccctTTATTAGTCAGttgctagggtttttttttttttttggggggggtaagCAATAAtatttatggacttccctggtggctcaggatgTGCAGGACCCatctgcaatgtaagagacctgggtttgagccttaggttgggacgatcccttgaagaagggaatggctacccactctggtattctggcttagagaattccatggactatacagtccttgaggttacaaagagtcatacatgactgagtgactttcactttcacttctcaataaaaattataagaagTAGTCACCtaatgaaattttatataaaattccaaTATACTCTAGAGCAGCTGCTCTGAGAGATAGAATGCTTGTCAATATTAATGAACCCCATAAGCAGTAGTATAcaaccatatatatatttacatatatatatataaa contains the following coding sequences:
- the LOC108637264 gene encoding germinal center-associated signaling and motility-like protein, producing MKNGCVLLHVLLFEISQPNNLRGTDQSTAVVHASSRPPITPIHTTHHDIIYHKLHLLQMMENENVSGCEEVCYTVINHRPYRRPSLNSSDDGYENITKTVRPLREGPETEYALLKKPCTIRSSSCTAENDYEIVLPH